In Erythrolamprus reginae isolate rEryReg1 chromosome 10, rEryReg1.hap1, whole genome shotgun sequence, one DNA window encodes the following:
- the PXMP2 gene encoding LOW QUALITY PROTEIN: peroxisomal membrane protein 2 (The sequence of the model RefSeq protein was modified relative to this genomic sequence to represent the inferred CDS: deleted 1 base in 1 codon) — protein sequence MRSGARWWKLCGMSPVLSKPDSVPLPRRLLLRYLLLLRLYPVLTKAATSAFLSALGSLLSQIIEKSQKKRSLDWREPLRFAVYGFLFTGPLSHYFYLYLEQFIPSDAPFGLIKRLLVDRLLVSPAFLVLFFLVMNFLEGKDMSEFSKKIKSGYWTSLKMNWKVWTPVQLINFTYVPLQFQVLFGNLVAVLWFAYLASVKKK from the exons ATGCGCAGCGGGGCTCGCTGGTGG AAATTGTGCGGGATGTCTCCGGTGCTTTCTAAGCCCGATTCGGTGCCGCTGCCGCGGAGGCTGCTGTTGCGGTACCTACTGCTCCTCCGCCTTTATCCGGTGCTCACCAAGGCCGCCACCAG TGCCTTCCTGTCAGCTCTCGGGAGCCTCCTGTCCCAAATAATTGAGAAGAGCCAGAAAAAGAGGAGCCTCGACTGGCGGGAACCCCTCCGGTTTGCTGTGTATGG TTTCTTGTTCACCGGACCTCTCAGCCATTACTTCTACCTCTACTTGGAGCAGTTCATTCCTTCCGACGCCCCGTTTGGCCTCATCAAACGTCTGCTGGTGGATCGTCTCCTTGTCTCGCCGGCCTTCCTGGTCCTCTTTTTCTTGGTCATGAACTTTTTGGAG GGGAAGGACATGTCTGAGTTCTCCAAAAAGATAAAATCTGGTTACTGGACATCCTTAAAGATGAACTGGAAAGTATGGACCCCCGTCCAACTTATTAACTTCACTTACGTCCCTTTGCAG TTCCAGGTGCTCTTCGGAAACCTCGTTGCCGTCTTGTGGTTCGCCTACCTGGCGTCGGTCAAGAAGAAATGA